From a single Sorghum bicolor cultivar BTx623 chromosome 5, Sorghum_bicolor_NCBIv3, whole genome shotgun sequence genomic region:
- the LOC110435626 gene encoding uncharacterized protein LOC110435626 yields MAGGWAVTRAALTPTRPTRESLVATSARALRFVRAASASAEGDGNGTGARHLLPCQLPPTTPVGLGLGLGLVSSATATSAADAGPSPAPPFLDSNPNSSFPRQHLPPCWIPPRRCSIEAITPMERRQAQLMVWLLHRSKQRSCPVSDMMILRVVPSEPHFLWYNIGYEEKGLWKW; encoded by the exons ATGGCCGGCGGTTGGGCAGTCACGAGGGCGGCTTTGACACCCACAAGGCCCACAAGGGAGTCCCTTGTTGCAACTTCTGCCCGTGCTTTACGATTCGTGCGCGCCGCATCCGCATCCGCGGAGGGAGACGGGAACGGGACGGGGGCCCGGCATCTCTTGCCTTGCCAGTTGCCACCCACCACCCCCGTTGGTCTTGGTCTCGGTCTCGGTCTCGTCTCGTCGGCCACCGCCACCTCCGCCGCCGATGCGGGTCCGTCTCCAGCACCTCCTTTTTTGGATTCAAATCCCAACTCCTCATTCCCTCGCCAACACTTGCCTCCTTGTTGGATTCCTCCTCGTCGATGTAGCATCGAAGCCATCACGCCTATGGAGCGGCGGCAAGCTCAACTG ATGGTTTGGTTGCTCCACAGGTCAAAACAAAGGTCTTGCCCTGTCAGTGACATGATGATTCTCAGGGTGGTGCCATCCGAACCTCATTTTCTGTGGTACAACATTGGGTATGAAGAAAAAGGCTTATGGAAATGGTGA